DNA sequence from the Canis aureus isolate CA01 chromosome 12, VMU_Caureus_v.1.0, whole genome shotgun sequence genome:
ttggctacgcaacttcttgcaagatacatccatgaaggcaagagaaacaaaagcaaaaatgaattattgggggcagcccccatggcgcagcagtttagcgccacctgcagcctggggtgtgatcctggagaccagggatcgagtcccatgtcaggctccctgcatggagcctgcttctccctgtgcctgtgtctctgcctctctctctttctctctgtgtctctatgaataagtaaataaaatcttttaaaaaaatgaactattgggacttcatcaagataaaaagcttctgcacagcaaaagaaaagtcaacaaaactacaagacaacctgcagaatgggagaagatatttgcaaatgacgtatcagataaagggctagtctccaagatctgtaaagaacttattaaactcaacagcaaagaaacaaacaatccaatcatgcatggacaaaagacatgaacagaaatttcagaggaagacatagacatgaacaacatgcacatgagaaaatgctccacatcacttgccatcagggaaatacaaatcaaaatcacaatgagataccacctcacaccagtgagaatagtgaaaacaagacaggaaaccacaaatgttggagaggatgtggagaaaggggaaccctcttgcactgttggtgggaatgtgaactggtgcagccactccggaaaactgtgtggaggttcctcaaagagtttaaaatagacctgccctacgacccagcaattgcactgctggggatttacccaaagatacagatgcagtgaaacggcgggacacctgcaccctgatgtttatagaagcaatgtccacaatagccaaactgtggaaggagcctcggtgtccatcgaaagacgaatggataaagaagatgtggtttatgtatacaatggaatattactcagcaattagaaatgacaaatacccgggcagcctgggtggctcagtggtttagtgcctgccttcagcctagggtgtgatcctggagacctgggatcgagtcccacgtcggactccctgcatggagcctgcttctccctctgcctgtgtctctgcctttctctctctctcgctctgtgcctctcatgaataaataaataaaatcttaaaaaaaaaaaaagaaaaaaaaagaaatgagaaatacccaccatttgctttgacatggatggacctgagggtattatgctgagtgaaataagtcaatcggagaaggacaaacattgtgtggtctcattcatctggggaataaataaaaattagtgaaagggaataaagggaaaggagagaaaatgagtgaaaatatcagtgagggtgacaatacatgagagatacctaactctgggaaatgaacaaggggtattggaaggggaggtgggcgggggttgaggtgactgggtgatgggcactgaaagggacacttggcgggatgagcactgggtgttatgctatatgttggcaaattgaactccaataaaaaaaattaaaaagaaagactacTTAGGAGCTACTTTCAAAATGAGATAGACACTTACGTTCAGATATTAAAACACCTCTAAGATACATAGTTAATTGGAAAAAACAATGTATAGGAGTATACTGTGATTTGTGTTAATAATAAAGAGCTATTCAAATGACAGATGGAGATAGGCTTTTGCTTGTATACGTTTAGAATATTTCTGGAGGAACAATGAAAAAGTATTCTGGAACAGTAACAGTGGTTGCCTCCTCAGAGGCACACCTGATAACTGCAAGTTCCGTTTGTGAGAGAGACAAACTGTCCTCTATAATGTACCTTGTaccctttgaattttttttttgccatcaacACTTACTATTCTAAATAAATTGaacttagaaacaaaacaaaaaaacaaagttctctttcttaaaattgaACTAAGAAGCTGCTGCCAGTCTGCCAGTGCCCCTTTCCTACCTCCTCTTTCACATTCCCCTCCTCCCAGTTTTAGAAGGGATATGCACTTCTCACCCACCCATCTCACCATGGTACAAAGCCCAGGTGTCCAAAACcctaaggtatttttttttaagatttatttatttatttatgatagacacagagagagagagaggcagagacacaggaggagggagaagcaggctccatgccgggagcccgacgccggactcgatcccgggactccaggatcacgccctgggccaaaggcaggcgctaaactgctgagccacccagggatccctccaaaacCCTAAGGTATTAAACAAAAGGGGCTTTTCCCTGAAAGCCAAAGAGCATCTGGGTAAAATTCAGTGCAGAGGCTGGCCCTGTTTCATCCTACCACAAACCACAACACACCACAAACAACTAGAGAATTCTGGGATTCTATTTCTGCCTAacaatgaaaattttgaaaactatGACAGATGGTTATCCTGAGGACGCATCTGACAAATTTAACTGAACTTAAAAATGAAGTCAGACATTTTCTGATAGAAAGTTgagtctagggatgcctgggtggctcagtggttgagcgtctgccttcggctgagagtgtgaccctggggtccagggatcgagtcccagatcagcctccccacagggagcctgcttctccctctgcctgtgtctctgcctctccctgtgtgtctctcatgaataaataaaatcttaaaaaaaaaaaaaagaaaagataaaagaaagtcgAGTCTAACTTGGCCAGCTGGCTTAACAATGCAGGTTGGTTTTTAGCCAGTTAGGTTATTTGGTTGACATTTTGCATAGATTAAAGGAGCTTAAACTGCAAATCCAAAATTTTGACAAACGTGTGCTTGAAACCAGTGCACTATATGGGCAGAAAGTACCTCCTTTGCAATTATTTAAACTTAGATgccaatttaaaaatgtggtacagggtagtttttaaaaaaattttcaggagGGCTACATGCCAAAAACTTTGAAGATCACTGCTCTATTATGCTTAGAGGCTGTGGAAACCACCTGAAGGTATTTACCAGACTACCAGAGATAGTCTGAATATGACTCTAACCAAGACCGAAGGATGTAATCAAACCACCTTTCATAGTTCTTTCCTAGCCCTAGAATCGATAGAAAGCCAACACAATGAAAAGGAATTGACCACTCACTTGAAAGCAAAGTTCAAAGACAAGAACCatgggaaaatataaaagataaataagtggTTCTTCTGCCCTCAAGGGATTTACAAttcagggggcggggggggggggggggggggaggagcggggagggagtaagacagaaatacaaagaactgATGAAATATGGTGAATGGAAGAAGTGCTGAAGGAGTTAGTGCAGACCAGGAAAATCCctcatagggcagcctgggtggctcagcagtttagcgccaccttcagcccagggcctgatcctggagaccctggatggagtcccacatagggctccctgcatggagcctgcttctccctctgcctgtgtctctgcctgtctctctctctctctctctctctctgtctctcatgaataaataaataaaatcttaaaaaaaaaatccctcatagacctaagaaacaaaagacatcagTGTTTTAACACTGACTATTTGTTAAATCCTGGACTCTGAAGGTCTGGGATATGTatgagtttctgtttttttgcttTGGCACATATGTGAATCATTCACTTTGCAATTAGAATTGGCAGGGAATGGCACTTAGACATTGAGGGAACCAGGTAATCACCCGGCACCTACATCTCTTAACCACACACACATTAATGCTCTAGGCATCATCTTCATGAAGAATGACTCCCAGAATAAAGTCAGCTGCTACTACTGTTAAtgaaagagagtaaaaaaaaaaaaaaaaaaaaaaaaaaaaaagatttttttaaagtaacattaaTAGAAAGTGATGATTCTCACCAGAAAAACAGAAACCTTATGGAAGTGAATATTCAAAAGTGCAAGATACACAAGTTTCAGAGTGTATACTTGGAGAATGCCAAGGCTCCACTGTGACTGGGTTTAATTAGGGCAGTTATATTTACAGGGCAAGTAACAGAAGGGCTCGAATGCTATTACAAGAAAATGAGATATTAAACCACAAGCCACGGAAATCATGAAAGGTGAGGGACTACAGATGGAGAGATGAGGTGAGTGCCACTATCAGTGTGAAGTAAAACTTGGAAGCAAAAGGGAGCATCAGAAATGGAAAGGGAGGATCACTGACCAAGTGGAAAAAGATGCCAAAGAACTTGGGAACCCACTGATAGTGAGGAAGCAGGAGGGGTGGAAAAGGCCTGTGAGGTGGAGTCTCATGTGGCTAAAGGATGGGGAGGCcagtactagaaacaggaaaaacaCATGTGTTCCAACAAGAACTTCCTTTAACTGACATGTCCTATGTCATTGCCTACTGGGCTTCTGCAAAGGCCTATTCACAATGTATTGCAATATCTCTAAGGAAATGTTATAGACATGTCATAATAAATCATAATAAATCACTGCATTCTTACAGTAAGCCCAACTTTACTGGGTGAGGCTAATAGGATAGTAAAAACACCCAAAGGATGTGTAAAATGCAGGAGCAATCAGCACAAGGACCCACCAGAAGTCTTTGCTACCTGCGTGCCAGAGCTCAGGACACTGACTGTAGACATGATGTCATCATGCTCATACTTGCAGAACTCGCTGACAATGAGTGTCTGGTTCTTGTCCAGCTCCCACAACTCAACAGCACCTgttgggagtggggagaaggtTGAGGGAAATGAGTGTGGATTACACCAAGATAGTAATTCACTTTCAGGATTCAAGTGAGTCCACTGTCACTAAACTAATAAAATAAGCTATCActataaaagcaaaagcaaaatccaCTATCACAAGAGGATTCAGCTAATTTCCAAGTCACCTGGCTTTATGCAGGCATTACTGTTTTCTTAATAACAGTCCAGACAATTAGGCAAGGAAAGTTTCtagaaagacaggaaaagatgGAATGGCTGGCAAAATCCATTATCTGGCTTCCAGTAAGAAGACACTAGAGATTAAGTTCCAGGAGACATGGAAAAAGTGTCAACAATCTGTGTAGCACACAATCCAGTGTGGTCAAATCTTCCCAATTGGTTGGACATTAGTATTTGTTGAACAATTTGAATAAACACCTTACagcttctttaaaaatactgtaaataaCTGACTGTCTTGCACAGTGACAGGTTAAGTACAGAGAGCCCCCCCCCAAAAGTTATCTTGAATATGTAGTGCTCAAGCTGAATTGTCAAAGGCTCAGTCTTTAATGCCCACTTTTATCCTTCCATGCAATGCCTGCCAATCcccaaattctgattttttaGTTCCAAGGACTCCACTGCTGAATTTGACTTTCAAAGCAAACAAAGcagaaggaagacagagagaagaaaacaggaggaaatagaGACAGCACAGACTGGCTTAAGCATCATCTTTAAGATCAAGATTATCCTTAGTCTGGGTTGAGGGGGGGGGGGATATGGGAAGGTTGCCGGGAAGAAAAATGGTTCTGatccatttcttgttttttttttttttataaagttattttttattggtgctcaatttgccaacatacagaataacacccagtgctcatcccgtcaagtgcccccctcagtgcccgtcacccagtcaccccactcccctgccctcctcccctccaccacccctagttcgtttcccagagttagagtctctcctgttctgtctccctttctgatatttcccactcattttttctcctttcccttttattccctttcactaatttttatattccccaaatgaatgagaccatataatgtgtgtccttctcggattgactgacttcactcagcatcataccctccagttccatccacgtcgaggcaaatgatgggtatttgtcgtttctaatggtgagtaatattccactgtatacacagaccacatcttctttatccattcctgacccatttcttaattttgttagAAATTCCCACGAGGCAATTCAGAATCTCCGAAAAGCATTTTCCTGCTACACAAGATCTCTCCTTCAGACCAACACCCCGAAGCTCCCCCTAGCATTGAAGATGGGACATTAAAGATTGAGCCCGGTCCGCCCCACGTCCCATCCTTCATTCCACCTGTGGGGTTGAGGAGACAGGGACTCACCTGAGTCGGACGCCACTAGGATACCTGTCCCCAACCCAGGGCGGCCGGCCACTCCGGCCTCTGTCTGCACAGCGGAGCAGAAGCCTTCGTTGGGGGCGGCACAGGGGTCCTTGAAGAGCCAGAGCGAGCCAGCCCAGCAGCGGGCACTCAGGCTGCAGGCCCCAAGCAGGAGCGCCCCGTGGACGGGAAGCACCAGCGGCCAGCGCGGGAGCAGAGAGCAGGCTCGTCTCCATGGTGACCGCACAGCGGCTCGCGGCCGGGTCGGGATCTGAGCTCAAGGACCCGGCGCAGGGGTGGGGACTGAACTAAGCGACGCGAGTcaggggacggggcggggcggggcgggctggaAAGGGCATCGCCCCCAGCCCAGGTGAGGGGGCCCCCGGGCCCGGGACCTCGGCTCCCCGGGCCGACACTGCGCAGCCTCTAACTGCGGTGCCAAACGAGCGGGTTCCACTCgcggggggcgctggggggggcggggctcccTGCCGCATCTCCACGGCTCCAGCTCCAACCTGGACGCAAACTGGGCGCGCGCCCGAGACTCGGCTCCCGGAGCCCCCGCGTggtgccctcccggcctccgctCCTTCCCACAGGCTCCGGCCACTCTGTGTCTCGCGAGAACTGCTTCTACGGTTCCGTGGCGCGGTCGGCAGCGCCCTCTGGCAAAAGGTTCATCCCGCGCCATGCCTAGTATCGCGAGAAAAAAATTCGAGGCAAAGGTAATGGACGGAGGGCGCCATGCTTTCCTCTCGCGAGACTTGTGAGGGCGCCATGCTTTCCTCTCGCGAGACTTGTGAGCGGCCGTCTTCCTGCGGCCCCCGAGGGAGTACCTGGTCCAGGTGTCAGTGACGCCGACGCTGCTGCGGGGAGCCTCGTTGACCTTGCTGTTCCGGGCGGTGCTTTCAGCGGCCGCCGCGGTGGGTGAGAGGCCTACACCCTGGTCCGAGCTGTCAGAGTGATTGCAAAGGAGCGCGTCTAGGGTTGTCGGCAGGGGTGGGAGTAACGGGGGTGCATAAAGGTGCAGCGAGACTTGGGCCTGACCGGGGtatgcatccccccccccccccccgcaagggTAGCGCGGGGGCCTCGGGGCGCAGGGAGGGCGCACGCCCTTAGTGGGCGGGGGACGGTCAGATTTCACCTTGACCTTGCTGACCTGTGCCTTGTTTACCTGCAGCCCCCTGTCTGAAGAATCCAGTTCTTGGTCCAGGGTAAGTGAGAAGGACGTCACGCTTGGTCCTTGTTTTATCACCTCCCTTCACTTCTCCGTAACCCCCTCTTAGCTTTACGCCCGAAATCACCCTTTGTTGGGTAATTTTGAAAGGCCTAAAGCTTCATTCCAACAGTGGTGCCCCTGTGACTGCCTGCAACTTTGTCGTCTCGTCTCATGGCAAAGAGTTAAGAGGATAAGTGATGTGTTATAACAAAACTAGAAGCTGGTTTCGGTGTCTCCGGCCCTTTTTCCCTCGTGATCTTCATCGAGGCTTAAGTGCCGCGGCGGGAATCGGGAGTTTCCAGATCGCTCACTCTaaaacaagttttctttttttttttttggaagggaaTAAttaatagtgtttattttttttatgtatatttttattggagttccatttgccaacatatagtataacacccagtgcgcatcctgtcaagtgccaccctcggtgcccgtcacccatccccccgcccacctccccctccaccaccccttgttcgtttcccagacttaggagtctctcatggtttgttaccctctctgatttttccccactcattttctccccttaaaacaagttttcttaaataaaacaatgaagcaTATTATTTTTGAGCTCAGCCTCCAAGAGGAGGCAGCTATAAAGTAGTGGTTTAGAGCAAGGACTAAAGCTAGAGGTATACACCTGGTTTCTCCACATAACAAGTTGTGTGAcctcaatttcctcctctgcaaaatggagataatagtacaTTATGGGTTAGGAGAACTAAGAGACTTAATTCCCGTAAAATTCTGAAAACAGTGTTCAGTATATACTGAActatatacatagtatatactATGTGCTTAGTGTTGGCATGTTATTAATGTTTCATAAATCATGTTAACTTTCTTTGGAATTACTCTTTTTACTTCCAGACTTAGACCTATATCTTGCCAAATTTAATATTGATGCCTTGGAAACATAGCTTTTAATCCATCtgtaattaatttttgtgtgtgcaaTAAAGTGAGGCTAAAATCGCTTCCAGCTTaccagggaagagagaaaaaagattccATACAGACAGGTAAACAATTTTaatagaaatcaaataaaataattacatatgtaAGATATAAGGAGcatactcattttctctctgttttcacATTCTATGCCTAATACATCAGCAAGGCTTTTCCTCCAAATTATATCTGGACTCTAACCACTCTTCCACTATCACTGCTACTGAATTATGAACTGCCATCAACTTTCACCTGGTCTATTTCAGTAGTCTCTTAACTTGTCTCCTTACATCTCTATTCTTGTCCCATTACAGCCCATTCTCCTACTAGCCTTAGGGATTCCATAAGCCCCAGGCCCCAACAAAACCCTTCAGAGGTCCTCTTTCCACAACCCCAGTACAATGTCAATGCTGGGACCTTATCTGTTCATTGCTTATGCCCCTGGCACCTGACATAAAGGTGAGTGAATGTAAGATTGGAAAGGCCTTTATAAAGGATATGCTTGAGATGTTCTGAAGGCTGGGTGGGCTTGGCAGCCAACCTGCCAGGCAGAAAGAGCAGCATGagacatgtttttttgttttggggagcTAGAAGTAGTTTCACATGGCTAGAGGGTAggagaatgaaggaaaatgaggatATAAAATCTGACAGGTATTGAATCTTATATGCTATGTTAaagagtttgttttctgtaggCAGGAGAGCCTGttgagttttgtgttttttaagattttacttattcatgagagacacagaaaggcagagacataagcagtgggagaagcaggcttcccacagtgAATCcttgcaggacctgatcccaggatcacgacctgagctaaaggcagatgctcaaccactgagccacccaggtgtccggagccggtttagtttttttttttttttttttttaagattttatttatttattcatgagagatacagagacacaggcagagggagaagcagactcacctctgggagcctgatgtgggactagatctcaggatcctgggtcatgacctgagttgaaggcagaagctcaaccactgaaccacccaggtgcctaatCCTATATAGTTTTAAAGTCaggtttgcattttaaaaacattggcACTAGTGTGGAGGAGCTAAGTTTAAAGGGGTGTTTGTTGAGAAGTAGAGACCAGGTTTTGGATTATTAAGTAGTTTAGGCCAGAGACGATAAGGGCTTTAAGAGAGCCTGTTCAAGAGAGGATTTGAGTTGGCC
Encoded proteins:
- the LOC144281389 gene encoding uncharacterized protein LOC144281389; amino-acid sequence: MVTAQRLAAGGRGGAGRAGKGIAPSPGEGAPGPGTSAPRADTAQPLTAVPNERVPLAGGAGGGGAPCRISTAPAPTWTQTGRAPETRLPEPPRGALPASAPSHRLRPLCVSRELLLRFRGAVGSALWQKVHPAPCLVSREKNSRQSPLSEESSSWSRNSIAMALELTYGEQLHGVYREVKNHLDCHISAEHDTSKGARAHDKLGGEACGAEHLPSRKRRPLPSVLQV